Genomic DNA from Deinococcus sonorensis KR-87:
GGTACAGGTGATCACGATGAAGGGCTGAACACTGCCAACTCTATCCGCCGGTAAATGAGGGATGCTGCCTGAGCTTGGCTGGTTGAGATGGATACGGTTGACCGCCGATGTATACGGCGCTAGAATTGTCAACATCAAAGGCGACCTTCGTGGTCGCCTTCTTCCTTTCAGGACCTCCGGACGACAGAGGGGGGAGCTTGCTTCTCCAGGCCTGGGCCGATCATCAGAACCGGTTTACCTCCGTCCAGCAGACTGAGTCATGCGACCGTTACTGCTCATCCTGGCCCTACTGGGGCTGGCGTCGGCTCAGGGCTACAACATGCAAGCCGCGATCCTCCCGGATCCCAAGCTCTCCCCAGAGGACGTCCTCACCACCGACACCACATTGATCTGCCAACCGGGCTACAACCAGACCGTCCGGAACGTCCCCCAGCCGCTGAAGGAACAGATCTACCGCGAATACGGCATCACCCACCGGGAGAGCGGTGAGTATGAGATCGACCACATCGTTTCTCTGGAACTCGGCGGCTCCAACTCGGCCCTCAATCTCTATCCGGAGAGCTTTGAGACTCAGCCGTTGAACGCGCATGTCAAGGACACCCTAGAGAACAAGCTGCACGCATTGATCTGCAGCAGCCAACTGGACATCCGGGTGGCGCAGCAGGCGATTGCCAGCAACTGGACCGCCGCCTAGGTGAAGTACGTTGGGCCGCTGCCCGGTGGGCCAGCGTGGTGAAGCCCGGCAACTCTGGCGGGCCAACCACCGTTCCCACTCCGGTAACGCCGACGCCGCCCGTGAGCGCCCCGGTCTCCGGTGCCGTCCAGCCGCTTGCAGATGGTTCATGCCCGCCTCCGCGCCGCTCAAGGTCAGCCAGGCGGGCATCTACTACCTGCCGACGGGGGACGCGAACTACAGCCGTATCAAGGCCAAGGCCTGCTTTGCTACACCCGCTGCGGCACAGGCGGCCGGGTACCGGGGGATCAAATGACAGGGAGCGAGTTGCAGATCCGCGTCAACGCAGCAGATGGAACAGAGGGCGGGTCGGCCAGTGAGGTGGACCTGCAGTTGGCCCATGCCGCGGTGGCGCTGATTCAGTTCAGTGCGGGTGAACGGCATGCTCGCAGGCCGACCGGCAGATCAGCGCCCACACGGCCCCACGGCTTTCCTGCAGGGTGAACGGCAGGCCGTTCATGGCCCATCGCAGCGGGCGGTTCCGGTTGGGGGTCAAGGGCCTCACCGCCGTCGGTAGGCAGCGGCTTCCCTTGCGTCCGCCGATGCAGACCACGTCAATGGCATGTGACCGGCAGCCGAGATGCCGGGTCAATCTGCCGGGCCGCGGGTGATCAAGCGGGCCGCTTCACTGAAGCAGATCCCCCACCGACGCGGCGTCCTGCGGGCGCGCGAACAGGTACCCCTGCGCTTCCTGGCACCCCAGGGCGATCAGGGCCCGCCGCTGTGTTTCGGTCTCCACGCCTTCAGCGACCACCCGCATGCCGACCCCGTGCGCGAGCGTCACCACCGCGCGCACGATCGACGCTTCGGTGGCCGTGAGGTCTTCGGTCAGGTCGCGCACGAACGACTGATCGACTTTCACGACGCTGGCAGGCAGCTGACGCAGGTAACTCAGGCTGCTGTACCCCGTGCCGAAGTCGTCAATCGCGACACTCACCCCCAGGTCGCGCAGCGCCCGCAGGCGCTCGGCGTTCGCCCGCACGTCCCGCATCGCCGCGGACTCGGTCACTTCAATTTCCAGCAAGTCCGGCGCGAGCCCCTCTGCCCTGAGGGCGTCCTGCACGTCCTGCAGGAAGTGCTCCCGGGCGAGCTCCATCGCCGAGACGTTCACGGCGACCGTGACGGGTGTGCCGGCCGCCGCCCAGCGCTGGCCCTGCCGGCACGCCTGCCGCAGCACTGCCTGACCCAGCGGGTGGATCACGCCGCTCTCCTCCGCCACCGGAATGAACACGCCCGGTGAGACGGTGCCGCGCTCCGGGTGCCGCCAGCGCGCGAGCGCCTCCACCGCCATCACCCGCCCGTCGGCGAGCCGCACCCGCGGCTGCCACGCGACGGTGACCTCGCCGCGCGCCAGCCCCGCCCGGAGCTCGTCGGCCAGGCGGGCCCGGTCATGCCGGGCCTCGTCCGAGCGTTCGTCATACACCGCGACCCGGTGCTTCCCGGCCGCTTTCCCGCTGTACATCGCCACGTCCGCCCGCCGCAGCAGCTCCTCGGGCTCGACATGAGCGTCGCTCCAGGCCACGCCGACGCTTGCCGTGAGGCGCACCTCAGGCGCGCCCTGCACGCGGACCGGACGTTCGAGCGCGCTCAGGACATGCCCGGCGAGGACCAGCAGCGCCCCGGCGTCCCGGGTGACGAGCACGAACTCGTCCCCGCTGTACCGGGCGATGAACGCGTCCGGCGCGGCCCGGCGCAACCGACCGGCCATCCGGACCAACACCCGGTCGCCCACCGCGTGGCCGTACAGGTCGTTCACGCGCTTGAATTCGTCGAGGTCAATGAACAGCACACCGCAGTGAGGCTCCTGCGCTTCCTGGTGCAGGAAGCGCAGCAACGCCGGTCGGTTGGCGAGGCCGGTGGTGGCGTCGGTGTACGCGAGGTGCTCAAGCTGCGCCTGCGCCGCGACGCGCTCGGTGATATTGTCGTTTACGGTGATCAGGCCGGCAGGTCGGCCGTCCGGATGCCGGGCGATGGTCATGCGGCAGCGCACGTCCAGCTGACGGCCACTCCGGTGCGTCTGCACCACCTGCCCTTCCCAGTAGCCGCGCTCCTCGACGCTCTTGAGGAACGCGCCCTCGTCCGGCATCCGGAAATCGGTGGGGATCAGCTCCCGCAGGTCGCGGCCCTCGAGCTCCTCACGCTGCCAGCCGTACAGTCGGGCCGCGGCGGGATTCCAGGTCCGGAGTCGGAAATGCTCATCGCAGCTGATGACCGCCTCGCTCATGTCCTCCAGCACCCGGGCCTGCTGCTCCAGCTGCGCCTGCGCGTGCTTACGGTCTGTGACGTCCGCCGCGGTGTCGACGGTGAGGGTGACGCGCCCATCAACGTCCCGCAGCGTGGCGCGGTGGTAGCGGACGTCCATGATCCGCCCCTGACGAGTGACGCGCCGCGCCTCGCCCACCCCCTGAAGCTGCCCACCCTGCGGGACCGGCGCCGGAGGCGGTCCGTCGACCTGCAGTTCTGGCGGTGCCTGACCGAGCACCTGGGCGGCCAGGTGGCCGTAGAGGTGCTCGGCGGCCCGATTCCAGACGCAGACGGCCCCGGCGTCATCCACCGCGTAGGTGGCGAGCGGGATCGCCTCAATCAGGGCGCGCAGCTGCTCGCGTTCATGGCGGACGGTCTTCAGCGCCAGCCGCTGCGACAGCAACGATTCGGCGAGGTGCGCGAACGCCTCAAGGTCCTGCAGCTCCGACGGGCTGAAGGTCCGCGGCCGACGGTCCACCGCACACAGCGTGCCGAGCACCTGGCCGTCGAGGGTGCGCAGCGGCACGGCCGCGTACGCAACGACGGCGCCGGAGCGGGCGAGCGGCAGGTCGCAGAAGTCCGGGTGGACGCGTGTGTCGGCGGCCACACTCAGGGACCCGCGCTCCACCACCCGCGCGCAGAACGAGTGGCGCACACTCACGTGGCCCGCGTCGCCGCTGCTCACCGCGAGGGTCACCTGCCGCTGCGCGTCGACGATGTTCACCGCGACGACCGGCACCTGCAGTGCACGGGCCGCCAGGGCCACCAGCGTGTCGAGGGCCGGGTCCGCGGTGCGGCTGGGCAGGTCATGGCGGGCCAGGGCGAGCAGCCGTTCAGGAGCGGTCAGGCGTGAACTGAACCCGCCGGGTTGGCCGGCATTCATCATGGCGGCACGTTACCGGCGCCGGTATCACGCCCCTCTGACAGGGCGAACCACGCTGGCCCGCACGTCCGGCTGCGCTACCCATGGCCGGACGCGGCCGAGACCCGGCCGCCTGCTCGAACCGACGCCGTCCTGACCAGCGGCGATGCGGCGCGCCTGAGGCGGCGGGCTGACCTCACCCCCTCCACCACGGCTCGGGACCGTCACCTCAGGTGCAGCTGATCGTTGACACCCAGAATGCCCCACCTGTGATGGACGTCGTACTGGAGGGTGGTGAAGCCGGTGTCGCCGAAGGCGAACCAGGCGCCCCCGCTGCCGGGGGGGCACGCCGCACTCACGATGTTCCGCATCACCGCGTTTAGGATCCCGCCATGGGCCACAACCAGGACGTGCGCACCGGGAAGCGTCAGCAGCTGTTCCAGTGCCGCCCCGGCACGGCGGTGCATGGCGGCGCGTGATTCGCTCCCCGGCCCGAAGGGAGGCGTGTGGGGTGGACTGACATCTGCGTGCGGAAAACGGCGGTGGACTTCCTCGAGCGG
This window encodes:
- a CDS encoding sunset domain-containing protein; translation: MPASAPLKVSQAGIYYLPTGDANYSRIKAKACFATPAAAQAAGYRGIK
- a CDS encoding bifunctional diguanylate cyclase/phosphodiesterase codes for the protein MMNAGQPGGFSSRLTAPERLLALARHDLPSRTADPALDTLVALAARALQVPVVAVNIVDAQRQVTLAVSSGDAGHVSVRHSFCARVVERGSLSVAADTRVHPDFCDLPLARSGAVVAYAAVPLRTLDGQVLGTLCAVDRRPRTFSPSELQDLEAFAHLAESLLSQRLALKTVRHEREQLRALIEAIPLATYAVDDAGAVCVWNRAAEHLYGHLAAQVLGQAPPELQVDGPPPAPVPQGGQLQGVGEARRVTRQGRIMDVRYHRATLRDVDGRVTLTVDTAADVTDRKHAQAQLEQQARVLEDMSEAVISCDEHFRLRTWNPAAARLYGWQREELEGRDLRELIPTDFRMPDEGAFLKSVEERGYWEGQVVQTHRSGRQLDVRCRMTIARHPDGRPAGLITVNDNITERVAAQAQLEHLAYTDATTGLANRPALLRFLHQEAQEPHCGVLFIDLDEFKRVNDLYGHAVGDRVLVRMAGRLRRAAPDAFIARYSGDEFVLVTRDAGALLVLAGHVLSALERPVRVQGAPEVRLTASVGVAWSDAHVEPEELLRRADVAMYSGKAAGKHRVAVYDERSDEARHDRARLADELRAGLARGEVTVAWQPRVRLADGRVMAVEALARWRHPERGTVSPGVFIPVAEESGVIHPLGQAVLRQACRQGQRWAAAGTPVTVAVNVSAMELAREHFLQDVQDALRAEGLAPDLLEIEVTESAAMRDVRANAERLRALRDLGVSVAIDDFGTGYSSLSYLRQLPASVVKVDQSFVRDLTEDLTATEASIVRAVVTLAHGVGMRVVAEGVETETQRRALIALGCQEAQGYLFARPQDAASVGDLLQ